One genomic region from Mycobacterium basiliense encodes:
- the iniC gene encoding isoniazid-induced dynamin-like GTPase IniC, which produces MSTTDRVRAILGGTIQAYRGEPAYRQRADVFYELDRIGARLAEPIRIALAGTLKAGKSTLVNALVGDDIAPTDATEATRIVTWFRHGPTPRVTASHRGGRRSNVPITHRGGLSFDLRRLNPAEIVDLDVEWPADELVDTTIIDTPGTSSLNRDASERTLRLLVPADGVPRVDAVVFLLRTLNAADIALLKQIGGLVGGSAGALGIIGVASRADEIGAGRIDAMLSASDVAKRFTREMTQTGICQAVLPVSGLLALTARTLRQSEFIALKKLAGADSTELNKALLSVDRFVRPDIPLPIDAGTRAQLLERFGMFGIRISLAVLAAGIVDSTGLAAELLERSGLAALRKVIDQQFTQRSDMLKAHTALVSLRRFVQAHPVMATPYVIADIDPLLADTHAFEELRLLSLLASCATTLNEDEIVSLRRIVGGSGTSAAARLGLDPENDQEVPRAAFAAAQRWRRRAEHPLNDPFTTRACRAAVRSAEAIVAEFAGRR; this is translated from the coding sequence GTGAGCACCACCGATAGGGTCCGCGCGATTCTGGGTGGAACCATCCAGGCCTACCGCGGTGAGCCCGCCTACCGCCAACGAGCAGACGTGTTCTACGAATTGGACCGCATCGGTGCGCGTCTGGCCGAGCCGATCCGCATTGCGCTGGCGGGCACACTCAAGGCGGGTAAATCCACCTTGGTCAACGCGCTGGTGGGCGACGACATTGCGCCCACCGACGCCACTGAGGCGACCCGTATCGTGACCTGGTTCCGGCACGGTCCCACTCCGCGGGTCACGGCCAGTCACCGGGGCGGGCGGCGAAGCAATGTCCCGATCACCCATAGGGGCGGGCTGAGCTTTGACCTGCGTCGGCTCAATCCCGCTGAGATCGTCGACCTGGATGTCGAATGGCCCGCCGATGAACTGGTTGACACCACGATCATCGATACGCCGGGGACATCGTCGTTGAACCGTGATGCCTCCGAGCGCACATTGCGGCTGCTGGTTCCCGCCGACGGGGTGCCGCGTGTCGATGCGGTGGTGTTCTTGCTGCGCACACTGAACGCCGCAGACATCGCGCTGCTCAAACAGATTGGCGGATTGGTGGGAGGTTCGGCGGGAGCGTTGGGCATCATCGGCGTGGCCTCCCGGGCCGACGAGATCGGCGCGGGCCGCATTGACGCGATGCTTTCGGCCAGCGACGTGGCCAAGCGATTCACCCGAGAGATGACCCAGACGGGCATTTGCCAGGCCGTGCTCCCGGTGTCCGGGTTGCTCGCATTGACCGCACGCACGCTGCGGCAGAGTGAGTTCATCGCACTGAAGAAGCTGGCCGGCGCCGACAGTACCGAACTCAACAAGGCCCTGCTGAGCGTGGATCGTTTTGTCCGGCCGGATATTCCGTTGCCGATAGATGCCGGCACCCGCGCACAATTGCTGGAGCGATTCGGGATGTTCGGCATCCGAATCTCCCTTGCCGTTCTGGCGGCCGGTATCGTCGATTCGACCGGGCTGGCGGCCGAACTTCTGGAGCGCAGCGGGTTGGCGGCGCTGCGCAAGGTCATCGATCAGCAGTTCACCCAGCGTTCTGACATGCTCAAGGCGCATACCGCGCTGGTGTCGTTACGCAGGTTTGTGCAGGCGCACCCGGTCATGGCAACGCCGTATGTCATTGCCGATATCGACCCGTTGCTGGCCGACACGCACGCGTTTGAGGAACTCCGACTGTTGAGTCTATTGGCTTCTTGCGCAACAACATTGAATGAGGATGAAATCGTTTCGCTGCGCCGCATCGTCGGCGGCTCGGGCACCAGTGCTGCCGCCCGGCTGGGTCTGGATCCCGAAAATGATCAGGAGGTCCCGCGTGCGGCGTTTGCGGCGGCGCAACGGTGGCGGCGTCGCGCCGAGCATCCGCTCAACGATCCCTTCACCACCAGGGCGTGTCGGGCGGCGGTGCGCAGTGCCGAGGCGATCGTTGCGGAATTCGCGGGTCGCCGCTAA
- a CDS encoding Hsp70 family protein, producing the protein MSEALGMSIGVANLVAARVGGIPVRRASVLQFSASGAAEVGLPEENPNLSTSGLVLRGFVERVGDRAPLVAADGSKYRGETLTVDALNAMARTVGYGAPVTVAAPAYWSQNQFGALREALLTQPALIPNGFPPAVISDATAALSTLPATPGFPTSGIVAVCDFGAGGTSVTLANAGASFQQIGPTIRYREFSGDEIDQLILSHLLAITPGVDSADTSGTATRMGSVTRLLRGCQLAKEQLSTTTVTSIPTGPAGPETRLSRNEFERIITEPLDRFIGSVEELLQRSGTKQNDLVAVATVGGGAGIPLVTTRLSDRLQAPVFSTPQPMFSAAIGSALHGQEQSSAGAPTGAGPAVDAPTNLVGTSGASTEVSPTAWANQAAAAAASESASDNARSATYRALAWSQDTDTDNEPVPYTGPDTTGEYGSAAATTDYAAGYDPGYDQPNQERYAEAEPLPWYKRAAVVFSLAAAGLAILVAVVLGLTLGPSGNKPVNTTEVPAPEPITTTVIGPNNSPTVTVITPPPPATTATTPTPSTTATTTAPTTTTTTTSPATTTTTTTSPPPTTTTTQPTTTTRPTTTSQVTTTPPPTTTQPPTTTAAPITPTAVAPDGSTG; encoded by the coding sequence ATGAGCGAGGCGCTCGGGATGTCGATCGGGGTGGCCAACCTGGTCGCGGCCCGGGTGGGAGGCATCCCGGTGCGACGCGCATCGGTGTTGCAGTTTTCCGCCAGCGGCGCCGCCGAAGTCGGGCTGCCAGAAGAGAACCCGAACCTCTCCACGTCCGGCCTGGTGCTCCGCGGATTCGTGGAGCGCGTCGGAGACCGGGCGCCACTGGTGGCAGCCGACGGGTCGAAGTACCGGGGTGAGACGCTGACGGTCGACGCGCTCAACGCCATGGCGCGCACGGTTGGCTACGGCGCGCCGGTCACTGTCGCCGCTCCCGCATATTGGTCGCAGAACCAATTCGGGGCACTGCGTGAGGCACTACTGACCCAGCCAGCGCTGATACCCAACGGCTTTCCCCCGGCGGTGATCTCAGATGCCACAGCAGCCCTGTCGACGCTGCCCGCGACGCCAGGTTTTCCAACCAGCGGCATCGTCGCAGTATGCGACTTCGGCGCCGGTGGAACCAGCGTCACGCTCGCCAATGCGGGTGCGAGCTTTCAGCAGATCGGCCCGACCATCCGATATCGAGAGTTCTCCGGCGATGAGATCGATCAGCTCATCCTGAGTCACCTTCTCGCGATCACCCCTGGAGTCGACAGCGCCGACACTTCCGGCACCGCAACACGAATGGGCTCTGTGACCCGCCTGCTCCGCGGATGCCAGCTCGCCAAAGAACAACTGTCGACGACAACGGTGACCAGCATTCCGACCGGCCCTGCCGGCCCAGAAACCCGACTGTCTCGCAACGAATTTGAACGAATCATCACCGAACCGCTGGACCGATTCATCGGCTCCGTCGAAGAATTGCTACAGCGCAGCGGAACTAAGCAGAACGACTTGGTGGCCGTCGCGACCGTCGGCGGCGGTGCCGGCATCCCGCTTGTCACCACTCGGCTGTCGGACCGCCTGCAGGCGCCGGTCTTTAGTACGCCGCAACCCATGTTCAGCGCTGCGATTGGCTCGGCACTGCATGGTCAGGAGCAATCGTCGGCAGGCGCCCCGACGGGTGCGGGACCCGCCGTGGACGCCCCGACGAACCTGGTTGGCACTTCCGGTGCTTCGACAGAGGTATCGCCGACGGCGTGGGCAAATCAAGCCGCCGCCGCGGCTGCCAGCGAATCGGCCTCCGACAACGCCAGATCGGCCACATACCGAGCGCTGGCCTGGTCCCAGGACACGGACACGGACAACGAGCCGGTTCCCTACACCGGACCCGACACAACGGGCGAATACGGCAGCGCGGCAGCAACTACGGATTACGCGGCCGGATACGACCCCGGATATGACCAACCCAACCAGGAACGCTACGCCGAAGCCGAACCCCTACCGTGGTACAAACGCGCGGCCGTGGTCTTTAGCTTGGCCGCCGCCGGCTTGGCCATCTTGGTTGCCGTGGTGTTGGGGCTGACGCTGGGGCCTAGTGGCAATAAACCGGTCAACACCACCGAAGTCCCTGCGCCAGAACCGATCACAACAACGGTGATCGGGCCGAACAATAGCCCCACCGTTACGGTCATCACCCCGCCGCCACCCGCCACCACTGCGACAACACCCACGCCCAGCACCACTGCGACAACCACGGCACCAACGACAACGACAACCACGACTTCACCAGCCACGACCACAACGACCACCACGAGTCCCCCACCGACCACGACCACCACCCAACCCACTACCACCACCCGCCCGACCACAACGTCGCAGGTAACGACCACTCCACCACCGACGACCACGCAGCCACCGACGACCACGGCGGCCCCCATCACACCGACCGCCGTGGCCCCGGACGGTTCGACCGGTTAG
- a CDS encoding (2Fe-2S)-binding protein, with product MPERPIRLSVNGSDVCASAEPRMTLADFLRERCRLTGTHLGCEHGACGACTILVDGDAVRSCLLFAVQADGMEVTTVEGIASPDGELSPVQSALRDCHGLQCGFCTPGFVVSLTAFLRDNPSPTDNQIREGLSGNFCRCTGYQGIVAAARRAAGHDGALTAR from the coding sequence ATGCCTGAACGACCAATCCGTTTGTCGGTCAACGGAAGTGATGTCTGCGCAAGTGCCGAACCGCGCATGACCCTGGCTGATTTCCTGCGCGAACGGTGCAGACTCACCGGTACCCATCTCGGTTGCGAACACGGGGCGTGCGGGGCCTGCACGATTCTGGTGGACGGCGACGCCGTCCGGTCGTGCCTGTTGTTTGCTGTTCAGGCAGACGGTATGGAAGTGACGACGGTTGAGGGCATCGCCTCTCCCGACGGGGAGCTTTCACCGGTGCAGTCCGCCTTGCGCGACTGCCACGGACTGCAGTGCGGCTTTTGCACGCCGGGTTTCGTCGTGTCACTAACCGCGTTCTTACGCGACAACCCATCCCCGACCGATAACCAAATCCGTGAAGGCCTATCCGGAAACTTCTGCCGTTGCACCGGCTACCAGGGCATCGTCGCGGCCGCACGACGGGCCGCGGGACATGACGGGGCACTAACGGCACGATGA
- a CDS encoding FAD binding domain-containing protein translates to MKPASFDYHRPGTAEEAVSMLAELGEDAKILAGGQSLVPMLSMRLAYFDHLIDISRLSELQGIEQRGGHVWIGAGTTDAKVGANRLVRETVPLLAQVTPFIGHFQIRNRGTLGGSIAHADAAGEYPAVALTLDAVMEVLSPRGRREIEAQNFFAGVWETSLEPDELLTGVRFPAWNGRSGFAVQEFSRRHGDFAIAGAVIGVQVDEQHRVSRCAIGLLGLGSTPRRAMSAESALIGRRVGELAPEEVGTAAMSGLDDIPSDLQGSESYRTQVGAVMVARAWTQAVREANAGANDA, encoded by the coding sequence ATGAAACCTGCCTCGTTCGACTACCACCGCCCCGGCACCGCCGAGGAAGCGGTGAGCATGTTGGCGGAACTTGGTGAGGACGCCAAAATTCTGGCGGGCGGCCAAAGCCTGGTGCCGATGCTGTCCATGCGCCTGGCGTACTTCGATCATCTGATCGATATCTCCAGGCTCAGTGAGCTACAGGGGATCGAGCAACGCGGCGGTCACGTGTGGATAGGCGCGGGTACCACCGACGCCAAGGTGGGCGCCAATCGACTAGTACGGGAAACGGTTCCGCTCCTGGCCCAAGTGACTCCGTTCATCGGACATTTCCAGATCCGCAACCGCGGCACCCTTGGCGGGTCGATCGCGCATGCCGATGCAGCGGGCGAATACCCGGCGGTGGCGCTGACTTTGGATGCGGTGATGGAAGTGCTCTCCCCGCGGGGACGACGCGAGATCGAAGCCCAGAACTTCTTCGCCGGAGTATGGGAAACCAGTCTGGAGCCCGATGAGTTGCTCACCGGGGTGCGATTTCCTGCGTGGAACGGTAGATCTGGCTTCGCCGTGCAAGAATTTTCGCGCCGTCACGGTGATTTCGCGATCGCGGGCGCAGTAATCGGCGTTCAAGTCGATGAACAGCACCGGGTATCTCGCTGCGCCATCGGGCTGCTGGGCCTAGGCTCCACACCACGGCGCGCGATGTCAGCCGAATCCGCACTCATCGGCCGCCGGGTTGGCGAGCTGGCCCCGGAAGAGGTCGGCACCGCCGCGATGTCAGGGCTTGACGACATCCCGTCAGACTTGCAGGGGTCGGAGTCCTATCGCACCCAGGTGGGCGCCGTCATGGTGGCGCGAGCCTGGACCCAAGCCGTCCGGGAAGCAAACGCGGGAGCCAACGATGCCTGA
- a CDS encoding xanthine dehydrogenase family protein molybdopterin-binding subunit — protein sequence MTQDAQRGAPAPRYAGTRVHRVEDARLLTGHGSFVDDISRPGMLHACFVRSPFARARINSIDTAAALALPGVHTVFTAADLNPDVKEAWHAVAGKDVSDTPRPPLAEGEAKFVGDPVALVVAESRYLAEDALELIDVDYEPLPSITDFTRAQSSDVLVHDGYADNVAGGMAGAPPDEELFATSACVVKESIYQQIYAPVPIETRGLVVEWASASQELTLWASTQTPHELRAFCARLLGIPAQRVRVIMRDTGGGFGQKVVPMREDMCIMLAARKVPSALKWIEDRRENLMSAGQARHVSGTARMAFADDGSIQAADIEFIQDIGAYPTPYPVLTTAAIGMFFPGPYRVPKASFNYKTIFSNTSGLAAYRGPWQYETLTREILLDIAARKMHIDPVDLRRRNLLRRDEMPYVNPNGMPYDHVAPIETFEQAVKILDHEGFLREQRDALAHGRYLGAGFSVYIEPTGAATGHLATEGATIRMESTGKINVYVNGGSSGNSLETTVVQLTADALGADIDDVATIQGDTAITPYGAGTQGSRSGPMTAGAINEAGTILREKIIALAAHHLNVTESEVELAYSAASVRGAPAKTVTFGELAYAAYYSPQQLPPGMSPTLEATARFNSANPIHWSNATHACTCEVDTQTGRVTLLRYIVSEDVGPMINPAVVEGQIAGGTVQGIGGALMENFVYDDEGNPLATTFVDYLLPTSTEVPGIEYGHVEIPGPGPGGYKGAGEGGAIGSAPAVINAINDALAPLGVTVTRLPASPSAIMSLLAETAR from the coding sequence ATGACTCAGGATGCGCAACGCGGTGCACCGGCGCCCCGCTACGCCGGCACCCGTGTCCACCGGGTAGAGGACGCCCGGCTGCTGACCGGTCACGGCAGTTTCGTCGACGACATCTCGCGGCCCGGAATGCTGCACGCCTGCTTCGTCCGTAGTCCGTTCGCTCGAGCCCGGATCAACAGCATCGACACCGCAGCGGCCCTGGCATTGCCCGGGGTGCACACGGTGTTCACCGCGGCCGACCTCAACCCCGACGTCAAAGAGGCGTGGCATGCCGTTGCCGGCAAGGATGTTTCGGACACACCGCGGCCGCCGCTGGCCGAGGGCGAGGCAAAATTCGTCGGCGACCCGGTGGCGCTGGTCGTCGCCGAGAGCCGCTATCTCGCCGAGGACGCGCTGGAACTGATCGATGTGGACTATGAACCACTGCCCTCGATCACCGATTTCACCCGCGCGCAGTCGTCGGACGTGCTGGTCCACGACGGCTATGCCGATAACGTTGCCGGCGGCATGGCTGGGGCGCCGCCCGACGAGGAACTCTTCGCGACGTCAGCGTGTGTTGTGAAAGAGAGCATCTACCAACAGATCTACGCGCCGGTACCCATCGAGACACGCGGCCTGGTCGTCGAGTGGGCCTCCGCGTCACAAGAACTCACATTGTGGGCGTCCACGCAAACACCACACGAGCTGCGCGCATTCTGCGCTCGACTATTAGGAATTCCGGCACAACGTGTCCGGGTGATCATGCGCGACACCGGCGGTGGATTCGGCCAAAAGGTCGTCCCGATGCGCGAAGACATGTGCATCATGCTGGCCGCCCGCAAAGTGCCATCGGCGTTGAAGTGGATCGAAGACCGCCGCGAGAACCTGATGTCCGCGGGCCAGGCACGCCACGTCAGCGGCACCGCACGGATGGCCTTCGCCGACGACGGCAGCATCCAGGCGGCCGATATCGAGTTCATCCAGGACATCGGGGCATACCCAACGCCCTACCCGGTGTTGACCACCGCCGCCATCGGCATGTTCTTTCCGGGGCCCTACCGTGTCCCCAAGGCCAGCTTCAACTACAAGACGATCTTCTCCAACACCAGCGGTCTGGCCGCATACCGGGGTCCGTGGCAATACGAAACGCTAACCCGCGAAATACTTCTCGATATCGCGGCCCGCAAGATGCACATCGATCCGGTCGACCTGCGTCGACGCAACCTGCTGCGCCGCGACGAGATGCCGTACGTAAACCCCAACGGCATGCCCTACGATCATGTTGCCCCAATCGAGACTTTCGAACAGGCCGTGAAAATCCTTGACCACGAAGGGTTTCTCCGAGAGCAGCGCGACGCGCTGGCCCACGGACGCTACCTGGGCGCGGGATTCTCTGTCTACATCGAGCCGACCGGAGCCGCCACCGGCCACTTGGCCACCGAAGGCGCCACCATCCGGATGGAGTCAACCGGCAAGATCAACGTCTACGTCAATGGCGGCTCGAGTGGAAACAGCCTGGAAACTACCGTTGTTCAGCTGACCGCCGATGCGCTCGGTGCCGACATCGACGACGTAGCCACCATCCAAGGTGACACCGCAATCACACCCTATGGTGCGGGAACACAGGGCAGCCGCAGCGGACCGATGACCGCAGGAGCCATCAACGAAGCGGGCACCATCCTGCGGGAAAAGATCATCGCGCTGGCAGCACATCACCTCAACGTCACCGAATCCGAAGTTGAACTGGCATATTCGGCAGCCAGCGTGCGTGGCGCCCCGGCGAAGACGGTGACGTTCGGTGAACTGGCCTACGCGGCGTACTACTCTCCCCAGCAGTTGCCGCCCGGGATGTCACCCACCCTGGAGGCAACCGCTCGTTTCAACTCCGCCAACCCGATTCACTGGTCGAACGCGACTCACGCTTGCACCTGCGAGGTCGATACCCAGACGGGCAGAGTCACCTTGCTGCGCTACATCGTCAGTGAAGATGTCGGGCCGATGATCAATCCGGCGGTCGTCGAAGGTCAGATCGCCGGCGGAACGGTCCAAGGCATCGGTGGCGCGTTGATGGAAAACTTCGTCTACGACGACGAGGGAAACCCGTTGGCCACCACCTTCGTCGACTATCTGCTGCCGACCAGCACCGAAGTTCCAGGCATCGAATACGGCCACGTCGAGATACCTGGCCCCGGTCCGGGCGGCTATAAGGGAGCCGGCGAAGGCGGGGCCATCGGCTCGGCACCTGCGGTGATCAACGCGATCAACGACGCACTGGCGCCGCTGGGCGTGACCGTCACCCGGCTGCCGGCCAGCCCGTCGGCGATCATGTCGCTGCTTGCGGAGACGGCGCGATGA
- a CDS encoding nucleotidyltransferase family protein: protein MALSESIAVGLLLAAGAGRRYGHPKVLVDGWLETAVAALVGGGCREVVVVLGAAEVAAPPGVTAITAADWEQGLSASVRAGLAQVERMGADYAVLHVIDTPDVDAAVVARVVARGLASRSGLARAYFGGQPGHPVVIARAHWPGVLTAMSGDQGAASYLRGAANVEVVECGDLATGLDIDEPS from the coding sequence GTGGCATTATCGGAGTCGATAGCCGTCGGGCTCTTGCTGGCTGCGGGGGCGGGCCGACGGTACGGACATCCAAAAGTGCTGGTAGACGGCTGGCTGGAGACCGCAGTGGCGGCGCTGGTGGGTGGTGGCTGTCGGGAAGTCGTTGTGGTGTTGGGTGCGGCCGAGGTTGCCGCTCCACCCGGTGTCACCGCGATCACCGCCGCGGATTGGGAGCAGGGTCTAAGCGCGTCGGTTCGCGCGGGTCTGGCCCAGGTTGAGCGGATGGGGGCGGACTACGCAGTGCTGCACGTCATCGATACACCCGATGTGGACGCCGCGGTGGTAGCGCGCGTGGTTGCGCGCGGGTTGGCGTCTCGTAGCGGTCTGGCGCGGGCGTACTTCGGAGGGCAACCCGGCCATCCCGTGGTTATCGCACGCGCGCATTGGCCAGGGGTGCTAACGGCAATGTCCGGGGACCAAGGTGCGGCCTCCTACCTGCGTGGCGCCGCTAACGTCGAGGTGGTCGAGTGTGGCGACTTGGCCACCGGGCTCGACATCGACGAACCATCGTGA
- a CDS encoding PE family protein: MAFVVVTPELLAAGATRVEHIGSALGAANAAAVPAITSVVAAAEDEVSAGIASLFSECARAYQALSVQAAGFHSSFVQAIRFASEQYQSAEAEFYALLAARQAQRASLQSPGPDPNHTSPAGGG; the protein is encoded by the coding sequence ATGGCGTTTGTGGTTGTGACACCGGAGCTGCTAGCCGCGGGTGCAACAAGGGTGGAGCACATCGGCTCGGCGCTGGGCGCGGCCAATGCGGCGGCGGTGCCCGCGATCACCAGCGTGGTTGCGGCCGCTGAAGATGAGGTGTCGGCGGGCATCGCGTCATTGTTTTCCGAGTGCGCTCGGGCCTACCAGGCGCTCAGCGTGCAAGCGGCGGGGTTTCACAGCTCGTTCGTGCAGGCCATAAGGTTCGCGTCGGAGCAGTATCAATCCGCTGAGGCCGAGTTTTACGCCCTCCTGGCGGCACGGCAAGCGCAGCGAGCGTCTCTGCAGAGCCCCGGGCCGGACCCGAACCACACCAGCCCCGCTGGCGGCGGCTAA
- a CDS encoding amino acid permease — translation MPPLDDAATERLTREDSGYHKSLNNRQLQMIALGGAIGTGLFLGAGGRLASAGPGLFLIYGVCGFFVFLILRALGELVLHRPSSGSFVSYAREFFGEKVAFAAGWMYFLNWAMTGIVDTTAIAHYCHYWKAFQFIPQWTLALIALVVVLAMNLISVKLFGELEFWAALVKVVALVTFLVVGTVFLAGRYHIDGQQTGPSLWSSHGGLLPTGLLPLVLVTSGVVFAYAAIELVGIAAGEATEPEKIMPRAINSVVFRIALFYIGSTVLLALLLPYTAYRDHVSPFVTFFSKVGFSGGGDLMNVVVLTAALSSLNAGLYSTGRILRSMAINGSGPKFTAPLSKNGVPFGGILLTAGIGMFGIVLNAIKPSQAFEIVLHIAATGVIVAWATIVACQLKFHRLTSAGLLERPKFRMPLSPYSGWATLLFLAGVLILMLIDETYGRWLLAAMLVGIPALIGGWYLVRHRVLATAQRAVARPPTQPTQQPQ, via the coding sequence ATGCCACCGCTAGACGACGCCGCCACCGAGAGACTTACCCGCGAAGACTCGGGCTATCACAAATCGCTCAATAACCGACAATTGCAGATGATCGCGCTCGGCGGCGCGATCGGGACCGGCCTTTTCCTGGGTGCCGGCGGCCGGCTTGCGTCGGCCGGACCGGGGTTGTTCCTGATCTACGGAGTCTGCGGATTCTTCGTTTTCTTGATCCTGCGCGCGTTGGGTGAACTTGTCCTGCATCGCCCGTCGTCGGGGTCGTTCGTCTCCTATGCCCGCGAATTCTTCGGCGAGAAAGTGGCTTTCGCAGCGGGTTGGATGTATTTCCTGAACTGGGCGATGACCGGAATCGTCGACACCACCGCGATCGCGCACTACTGCCACTACTGGAAAGCTTTCCAATTCATCCCACAATGGACGCTCGCGTTGATCGCGCTGGTGGTGGTGTTGGCGATGAATTTGATCTCGGTCAAGTTGTTCGGCGAGCTGGAATTCTGGGCCGCGTTGGTCAAGGTGGTCGCGCTGGTGACCTTTCTGGTCGTCGGAACGGTTTTCTTGGCCGGGCGCTACCACATCGACGGCCAGCAGACCGGCCCGTCGCTGTGGAGCAGCCACGGCGGCCTCTTGCCGACCGGACTGCTGCCGCTCGTGCTGGTCACCTCGGGGGTGGTGTTCGCTTACGCCGCCATCGAGCTCGTCGGCATCGCCGCTGGGGAAGCGACCGAACCGGAGAAGATCATGCCGCGGGCCATCAACTCCGTGGTGTTCCGGATCGCCCTGTTCTACATCGGGTCGACGGTTCTGTTGGCCCTGCTGCTGCCCTACACCGCCTACCGCGACCATGTCAGCCCGTTCGTGACGTTCTTTTCCAAGGTCGGATTCTCCGGGGGCGGCGACCTGATGAACGTGGTGGTGCTCACCGCGGCACTGTCCAGCCTGAACGCCGGACTGTATTCCACCGGAAGGATCCTGCGTTCGATGGCCATCAACGGCAGTGGCCCGAAATTCACCGCGCCGCTGTCTAAAAACGGTGTGCCGTTCGGCGGGATCCTGCTCACCGCCGGGATCGGCATGTTCGGCATCGTGCTCAACGCCATCAAACCGAGTCAGGCGTTCGAAATCGTGCTGCACATCGCCGCGACGGGAGTCATCGTGGCCTGGGCGACGATCGTGGCATGCCAGTTGAAGTTTCATCGCTTGACCAGCGCCGGGCTGCTGGAACGGCCAAAGTTCCGAATGCCGCTGTCACCGTACAGCGGGTGGGCCACGCTGTTGTTTCTGGCGGGCGTACTGATTCTGATGCTGATCGACGAGACCTACGGCCGGTGGTTGCTCGCCGCGATGCTGGTCGGTATCCCGGCCCTCATCGGTGGCTGGTATCTGGTTCGCCACCGCGTGCTGGCCACCGCACAGCGCGCCGTGGCAAGACCGCCAACCCAGCCGACCCAGCAACCCCAGTAG